From a single Agrobacterium tumefaciens genomic region:
- a CDS encoding BPTD_3080 family restriction endonuclease: MTKPFYAEPILNSPYEVPKRHHALSESGEPLNQPPIEGRRRSKYVAPVPKSRKIKADAKKQATLDLDQTKDGSSHYNPTPIINEIRGHIASWRSIPNPNDWGVTPVTQRLLQYWRSDNFSGPRPFYCQVEAVETAIWLAEVARKNKQYAHIFRHLEEANRDANPEIFRLALKLATGAGKTTVMAMLIAWQAINAARQPNSSLFSRGFLIVAPGITIKDRLRVLKPSDGNSYYRSRELVPQDMMPDLNKAKIEIVNYHVFQRRKAHELNAVGLRLMKGWKGEAIEELETEGQMLQRACGDLLQMKNVVVINDEAHHCYRERPGSHEEDELKGEEKDEAKENNEAARLWISGIEALKRKVGVRAVYDLSATPFFLRGSGYEEGTLFPWVVSDFSLVDAIECGIVKLPRVPVSDNAVNAVTPVFRNLWDHIGKKMPKKGAGKSGDLDPLSIPAELQTALYSLYSHYEKEFEAWQKVGIGVPPVFIVVCNNTASSKLIFEWISGWEREVEGERQTKHYGHLELFRNYDDRNGNRLPRMNTLLIDSQQLESGEALDSKFRDMAEAEIEQFRREIKEREGAAAADKLSDSELLREVMNTVGQKGKLGEQVRCVVSVSMLTEGWDANTVTHILGVRAFGTQLLCEQVIGRGLRRQSYELNDRGLFNTEYADILGIPFDFATEPQEVTRTPPKPTTRVHALKERNDLSIRFPCVAGYRAELPSESFSANFSADSVLDLTPELVGPCTVRLEGLVGEGHDISPDALDDMRPNTVATHLTKKLIEMYFREPDQDVPYYLYNQLQPITRRWIATCLKLTGGTRAGMLTYAELAEKASELIYQAIVRSAGEDGESVAKAMLDPYNPHGYTDQVSFITTKQTLWETRLSHVNYVVCDSDWEAEFARVVEAHPATISYVKNQALGFEVPYRSGSVPRRYLPDFIIQVDDGRGPDDPLNLIVEVKGFRGLDEQIKAETMTNLWVPGVNNLKAYGRWAFAEFRNAFAMEEDYGKLIDNFLNERSATMREVS, translated from the coding sequence ATGACCAAGCCATTTTACGCCGAGCCAATTCTTAATTCGCCATACGAAGTTCCCAAGCGCCATCATGCGCTGTCCGAAAGTGGCGAGCCGCTCAATCAACCGCCCATCGAAGGCCGGCGCCGGTCGAAATACGTGGCCCCCGTTCCGAAGAGCCGCAAGATCAAAGCAGATGCAAAAAAGCAGGCTACGCTTGATCTCGACCAGACCAAGGACGGCAGCAGCCACTACAACCCTACGCCGATCATCAACGAAATTCGCGGCCACATCGCGTCATGGCGCTCAATTCCCAATCCCAACGACTGGGGCGTCACGCCCGTTACCCAGCGATTGCTCCAATATTGGCGAAGCGACAACTTCTCCGGCCCCCGCCCCTTCTATTGCCAGGTGGAGGCCGTTGAAACTGCGATCTGGCTTGCCGAGGTGGCGCGCAAGAACAAGCAGTACGCTCACATCTTCCGCCATCTCGAAGAAGCAAACCGAGATGCCAACCCAGAAATCTTTCGTCTTGCGCTGAAATTGGCCACCGGCGCCGGCAAGACAACCGTCATGGCCATGCTCATTGCCTGGCAAGCAATCAATGCCGCTCGGCAGCCGAACTCCAGTTTGTTCTCGAGAGGTTTCCTCATCGTTGCGCCCGGCATCACCATCAAGGACCGACTGCGCGTACTGAAACCTTCTGACGGCAATAGCTACTATCGCTCTCGGGAACTTGTCCCACAGGACATGATGCCCGACCTGAACAAGGCGAAGATCGAAATCGTCAACTATCACGTCTTTCAGCGGCGCAAGGCTCACGAGCTGAACGCAGTAGGTCTCCGCCTGATGAAGGGCTGGAAAGGAGAAGCAATCGAGGAACTCGAGACCGAGGGACAGATGCTTCAGCGGGCCTGCGGCGATCTCCTGCAGATGAAGAACGTCGTCGTCATCAACGACGAGGCGCACCATTGCTATCGCGAACGTCCGGGAAGCCACGAAGAAGATGAACTGAAGGGCGAGGAAAAGGACGAAGCCAAGGAAAACAATGAAGCTGCACGGCTTTGGATTTCCGGCATCGAGGCTTTGAAGCGGAAAGTCGGCGTTCGCGCGGTCTATGATCTCTCGGCGACACCGTTCTTCTTGCGTGGATCGGGATACGAGGAAGGTACACTCTTCCCCTGGGTGGTTTCCGACTTTTCGCTCGTCGATGCTATCGAGTGCGGCATCGTCAAGCTGCCCCGCGTGCCGGTGTCGGACAATGCCGTCAATGCCGTCACCCCCGTGTTCCGCAATCTTTGGGATCACATCGGAAAGAAGATGCCGAAGAAGGGGGCGGGCAAATCCGGCGATCTTGATCCGTTGAGCATACCTGCCGAACTGCAGACCGCGCTCTACTCGCTCTACTCCCACTACGAGAAGGAGTTCGAGGCCTGGCAAAAGGTCGGCATCGGCGTCCCGCCGGTGTTCATCGTCGTCTGCAACAACACTGCCAGTTCGAAGCTCATATTCGAATGGATTTCCGGCTGGGAACGGGAAGTTGAAGGTGAGCGCCAGACAAAGCATTACGGGCATCTGGAACTCTTCCGGAACTACGATGACCGCAACGGCAATCGGCTGCCGCGCATGAACACACTGCTGATCGATTCCCAGCAGCTCGAATCCGGCGAGGCGCTGGATTCCAAATTCCGCGATATGGCCGAGGCGGAAATCGAACAGTTCCGCAGGGAGATCAAGGAGCGCGAGGGTGCCGCGGCGGCGGACAAGCTATCGGATTCCGAACTACTGCGCGAAGTGATGAACACCGTCGGGCAGAAGGGCAAGCTCGGGGAGCAGGTGCGTTGCGTCGTCTCCGTCTCGATGCTGACCGAGGGCTGGGATGCCAACACGGTCACCCACATCCTTGGCGTTCGCGCATTCGGAACGCAGCTCCTCTGCGAGCAGGTGATTGGTCGAGGCCTGCGCCGCCAGTCCTATGAGCTGAACGACAGGGGGCTGTTCAACACGGAATACGCCGACATCCTCGGCATTCCCTTCGACTTCGCCACCGAACCCCAGGAGGTCACACGAACACCACCGAAGCCGACCACACGTGTCCATGCGCTGAAAGAGCGCAACGACCTTTCCATCCGCTTTCCGTGCGTTGCCGGTTATCGCGCCGAGCTCCCCTCCGAGAGCTTTTCCGCCAATTTCTCGGCGGACTCAGTCCTCGACCTGACGCCAGAATTGGTCGGCCCCTGTACGGTCCGTCTCGAAGGGCTGGTCGGCGAAGGCCATGACATTTCTCCGGATGCGCTCGATGACATGCGGCCGAACACCGTCGCGACGCATCTCACCAAGAAGCTCATCGAGATGTATTTCCGTGAGCCGGATCAGGACGTTCCCTATTACCTCTATAATCAGCTCCAGCCCATTACCCGGCGCTGGATTGCCACTTGCCTGAAGCTCACTGGCGGCACCAGGGCGGGCATGCTGACCTATGCCGAGCTGGCGGAGAAAGCATCCGAGCTCATCTACCAAGCCATCGTCCGCAGCGCCGGCGAAGATGGGGAGAGTGTCGCGAAGGCGATGCTCGATCCCTACAATCCGCATGGCTACACCGACCAAGTATCCTTCATCACGACCAAGCAGACGCTTTGGGAGACCCGCCTCAGTCACGTAAATTATGTCGTTTGCGACAGCGATTGGGAGGCGGAGTTTGCCCGAGTCGTGGAAGCGCATCCGGCCACGATCTCCTACGTCAAGAATCAGGCGCTCGGTTTCGAAGTGCCCTATCGCTCCGGCAGCGTGCC
- a CDS encoding metallophosphoesterase encodes MTKLFTPMNCIDDAKASYLASEGVRLLQNHSHIDVIPDIHADLDRLTKTLTYLGYRESASCWAHPEGRIVAFLGDFIDGGDQNSVVISLVRAMQRHGHAIAIMGNHELNALLYHEHGENSERTSDGFMRAHTLKNTAQHETFLKEFPIGAPQTQEVLDWFMTLPLFMDLPGIRLVHAYWDDRHIDTIRRRTGDARLKRDDLQELAFETDASPFADAVLSSLKGPEAELPHGHSFTDIKGHTRTAVRLKWWQAGDRTWRSSALSVPRSDDLPDTPVIESGGINFYGAQEKPVFFGHYKMLSQPELAAHNALCLDYIERPCAYRWNGEQLLSTDNLILVPK; translated from the coding sequence ATGACCAAGCTATTTACGCCGATGAACTGCATAGATGATGCCAAGGCGTCATACCTAGCTAGCGAGGGTGTTCGTTTGCTACAAAACCATTCACATATCGACGTCATTCCCGACATTCACGCTGATCTGGATCGCCTAACTAAAACTCTCACTTACCTCGGCTATCGGGAATCAGCTTCATGCTGGGCACATCCTGAGGGCCGAATTGTCGCCTTTCTCGGGGACTTCATTGATGGAGGGGACCAAAACTCCGTGGTGATCTCTCTCGTGCGCGCAATGCAACGGCACGGTCACGCGATAGCGATCATGGGCAATCACGAACTCAACGCGCTACTCTATCATGAGCACGGCGAAAATTCGGAGCGCACTAGCGACGGGTTCATGCGGGCTCACACCCTAAAGAATACCGCACAGCACGAAACGTTTCTGAAAGAATTTCCAATAGGCGCACCTCAGACGCAAGAAGTGCTCGATTGGTTCATGACGCTACCACTGTTTATGGACCTGCCCGGGATCAGACTTGTCCACGCATACTGGGACGATCGTCACATCGACACTATTCGACGCCGAACCGGCGATGCGCGTTTGAAGCGAGATGATTTGCAGGAGTTGGCGTTCGAGACGGATGCCAGTCCATTCGCGGACGCGGTCCTATCCAGTCTAAAGGGGCCAGAGGCCGAGCTGCCGCACGGCCATTCTTTCACGGACATAAAAGGACATACCCGCACCGCGGTCCGGCTGAAATGGTGGCAGGCAGGCGATCGCACGTGGCGAAGCTCTGCGCTGTCCGTGCCTCGTTCAGACGACCTTCCGGATACGCCTGTGATCGAAAGTGGCGGGATCAACTTTTATGGCGCGCAGGAAAAACCTGTGTTCTTCGGGCACTACAAAATGCTCAGTCAGCCTGAACTTGCTGCACACAATGCCCTCTGCCTCGACTACATAGAAAGGCCCTGCGCGTATCGGTGGAATGGAGAGCAGTTGTTAAGTACGGACAATCTTATCCTGGTGCCAAAATAA
- the zorA gene encoding anti-phage ZorAB system protein ZorA: MVQEIGSFVVASILDAANYLVKDAAAPGIVALGIVVLLVIFTAAFFREVFQRRKAVQWLKREIQNSPTGADFSRDIDVVSASIKESSTNKYRRQLAAAWDKYKETLVPHEEDGKVVLRNAVRPSMFLNPEDLGFGVGFWRIVPGLFVSVGLFLTFLGLIAALSTMAQGAEIDSGVMRQLLSVASAKFIMSLTGLFCSIVFTILLRSIYGRLEQSIHELCAAIEQRLTYISLEALATEQLKATREQREHFRLIGMELVAEIGRPLREELPAAIQSSIAGAMAPIVERVGKLGAEGVGDMVSGISDKLTDSIGIALTEASQKISDAGERLGLLADRLDQSSGRIGSEMEGVTERVAQAVEDLRAAITNTAEVTGGTFNEGAEKLLAVMNRTLEGIRDNTGEGARAMSAAAEDMRQAAESFKQEIESAARTGTEAAQERMKLAGQQVSSAIGVAGKDVAEVFSRTSAEIARVAEEVSEKAGAGLLAPLAEIGNRFEGLVKQLNDGTSDMRRMADGVKAGADASEKAAGTFNGAASSLVAAVTPVKAVVDRMEGSIRQLTDSTQHAASTVSRSSEATAESAASALAAAKEILQAEAKSIENALGGVSVMLERLKGQGDRLDEMDGKLGQAFDLYTENVEKSVQGMFGHVRDLQERLNPALDTMREIVEQAEQFAPQSRRA, encoded by the coding sequence GTGGTTCAGGAAATTGGAAGTTTCGTCGTTGCCTCGATTCTTGACGCGGCGAATTATCTTGTAAAGGACGCGGCTGCTCCGGGTATCGTCGCTCTGGGAATTGTCGTTCTTCTGGTGATTTTTACTGCCGCTTTCTTTCGGGAAGTCTTTCAGCGCCGGAAAGCAGTTCAATGGCTCAAGCGCGAAATTCAGAACAGTCCTACGGGGGCTGACTTCAGCCGTGACATTGACGTTGTGTCCGCCTCAATCAAGGAAAGCAGCACAAACAAGTACCGCCGGCAACTGGCGGCGGCGTGGGACAAGTACAAGGAGACGCTTGTACCTCACGAAGAAGACGGCAAGGTCGTGCTTCGCAATGCCGTCCGACCGTCCATGTTTCTCAATCCAGAGGACTTGGGTTTTGGGGTTGGCTTTTGGCGCATCGTACCCGGGCTCTTTGTTTCGGTTGGCCTTTTTCTGACGTTCCTGGGGTTGATCGCCGCTCTCTCTACGATGGCGCAAGGAGCAGAGATCGATAGCGGTGTCATGCGACAGCTGCTTTCTGTGGCCTCGGCGAAGTTTATTATGTCGTTGACGGGGCTTTTCTGCTCAATCGTCTTCACGATCCTTCTTAGAAGCATCTACGGGCGACTGGAGCAGTCGATCCATGAACTATGTGCCGCCATTGAGCAGCGTCTCACCTATATCAGTCTGGAGGCCCTTGCCACAGAACAGCTGAAGGCAACCCGGGAACAGCGGGAGCATTTCCGATTGATTGGGATGGAGTTGGTCGCGGAGATTGGCCGTCCATTGAGAGAGGAGCTCCCGGCGGCAATCCAGAGTTCGATCGCCGGTGCAATGGCACCGATCGTAGAGCGAGTGGGCAAACTCGGCGCAGAGGGCGTGGGAGATATGGTGTCCGGAATTTCGGACAAGCTTACCGATTCAATCGGTATTGCGCTAACTGAGGCTAGCCAGAAAATCTCGGATGCAGGTGAAAGGCTTGGGTTGCTTGCTGACCGTCTCGATCAAAGCTCGGGGCGGATAGGCTCGGAGATGGAAGGCGTTACGGAGCGTGTCGCCCAAGCTGTGGAAGACCTCCGTGCGGCTATCACGAACACGGCCGAGGTAACCGGGGGGACGTTTAACGAAGGTGCCGAGAAGCTCCTTGCGGTCATGAACCGTACGCTTGAGGGCATTCGCGATAATACGGGCGAAGGTGCGCGCGCCATGTCGGCAGCGGCTGAGGACATGCGCCAGGCGGCCGAATCCTTCAAGCAGGAGATCGAGTCCGCAGCGCGAACAGGAACAGAAGCTGCGCAGGAACGCATGAAACTTGCAGGTCAGCAGGTGAGCTCGGCTATCGGCGTTGCCGGCAAGGACGTTGCAGAGGTGTTCAGCCGCACCAGCGCGGAGATTGCTCGGGTCGCGGAAGAGGTTTCCGAGAAAGCCGGCGCCGGCTTGCTCGCTCCGCTGGCTGAAATAGGCAACAGGTTCGAAGGTCTGGTCAAGCAGCTCAATGACGGCACGTCAGACATGCGGCGCATGGCCGATGGAGTGAAGGCTGGTGCCGATGCTTCGGAAAAGGCTGCGGGTACCTTTAACGGGGCGGCAAGCTCACTCGTGGCTGCTGTCACTCCCGTGAAAGCCGTCGTGGATCGCATGGAAGGTTCGATCCGGCAACTTACTGACAGCACGCAACACGCGGCGAGCACCGTATCGAGGTCTTCGGAGGCTACCGCCGAGTCCGCAGCCTCTGCTCTTGCCGCTGCGAAGGAAATCCTCCAGGCGGAAGCGAAATCCATCGAGAACGCGCTGGGCGGTGTCTCTGTGATGCTGGAACGTCTGAAGGGGCAGGGCGACCGCCTCGATGAAATGGATGGAAAGCTCGGCCAGGCTTTCGATCTCTACACGGAAAATGTGGAGAAGTCCGTCCAGGGCATGTTCGGTCACGTGCGGGATCTGCAGGAAAGGCTAAATCCTGCGCTCGACACCATGCGTGAAATCGTTGAACAGGCCGAGCAATTCGCTCCGCAGTCGCGGAGAGCCTGA
- a CDS encoding OmpA family protein: MRGGFRTRYKEEEEESAFVSMTDMTVSFLFIIILLLAYFAQQYSEKDTVPRPIHEEVIKERNVAQQEIVRLQAIVAVHEKTIANLKEEINRKQVEIERLQAEIAKLQAEIKELREALEKLRKVDPLEAYLATSAIERRRILETLRDQLKIDFPDLEVVISEETDALRFQGDGLFATGSSTLRPDRRAIVETVATRLSQILPCYTIGPRSKWTAECNPGNAIIEALQIEGHTDSTGDFTANLALSTNRANSTFSTILGKSGELVDFLNFRHQPVLSVAGYGQMRPVKDNSTKEGRDTNRRVDLRIIMYTPSQSAEIDRIRQALSQDSSGGIAN, encoded by the coding sequence ATGCGCGGCGGTTTCCGGACGCGTTACAAAGAGGAAGAGGAGGAGAGCGCATTTGTGTCCATGACGGACATGACTGTCAGCTTCCTCTTCATCATCATCCTTTTGCTAGCTTACTTCGCCCAGCAATATAGCGAAAAGGACACCGTACCCAGGCCCATACATGAGGAGGTCATTAAAGAAAGGAATGTCGCGCAACAGGAGATAGTCCGACTGCAGGCAATCGTCGCTGTTCATGAGAAGACGATCGCTAACCTCAAGGAGGAGATTAACAGGAAGCAGGTGGAGATCGAGCGGTTACAGGCTGAGATCGCGAAGCTGCAGGCCGAGATCAAAGAGCTAAGAGAGGCGCTTGAAAAGCTTCGGAAAGTTGACCCACTGGAAGCCTACCTGGCCACGTCGGCGATCGAGAGACGACGAATTCTCGAAACTCTACGCGATCAGCTGAAGATTGATTTTCCTGATCTCGAGGTGGTTATCAGTGAAGAAACCGACGCTTTGCGCTTTCAGGGCGACGGCCTATTTGCAACCGGATCATCCACGTTGCGCCCCGACCGGAGGGCAATCGTGGAAACTGTCGCAACGAGGCTATCGCAGATTTTGCCCTGCTATACGATTGGCCCGCGTTCGAAGTGGACGGCCGAATGTAATCCAGGCAATGCGATTATTGAAGCTTTGCAGATTGAAGGACATACCGACTCAACCGGGGATTTTACGGCCAACCTGGCCCTGTCCACTAATCGCGCAAACAGCACTTTTTCTACAATTCTCGGCAAATCCGGTGAGCTAGTCGATTTTCTGAACTTCCGACATCAACCCGTGTTGTCCGTCGCCGGATACGGCCAAATGCGTCCGGTTAAGGACAACTCGACGAAGGAGGGACGAGATACGAACCGCCGCGTCGACCTGCGAATCATCATGTACACGCCTAGCCAGTCGGCGGAAATCGACCGCATTCGTCAGGCGTTGAGTCAAGACAGCTCCGGGGGTATCGCGAATTGA
- a CDS encoding EH signature domain-containing protein: MTLSKSLSQTRQFVRPALPALNSLASRTERILSRWPDVVANPPEKDREKLVAIVRDKLENNSWEDTKLSLITSAGRALFDEDRRTRPDLAEMRDFYYGETRASTRAGFLGGMFSIYMDSFDANAEHTWQLAGALSAATRRLGARWRMMLDAIPEMLSPDAVADAVARQMVLMDHLWIGLQKLGIRSPHAPGLMNAVHLAYVKQIEPHLDQRVEMERLIEWLKPEGREAKTTGAGEAISALLGHWVKHSPKPDDLRYLTENIIGIYGDPRVQRGGVWSAVPEDRMAVILRWLTGENIRFFLDVVSEVEDSHMWEPRRRFWLGLHDRGRIDAAWVAFSDSAAKEARRRGAGGKGTLRFGVQTAGYGRANTSLLILKIGRKIVVEGSHSYKVHIFDESNQRAPALYQWRYDCEAIRFIPGSNAKSHNGDWQSWVLEHI, encoded by the coding sequence TTGACCCTCAGCAAGAGCCTCTCCCAGACCCGTCAGTTCGTCAGGCCCGCCTTGCCGGCTTTGAACTCACTTGCATCCAGAACAGAGCGAATTCTATCCCGTTGGCCGGACGTCGTCGCCAATCCCCCCGAGAAAGACCGTGAAAAACTCGTGGCCATTGTTCGGGACAAACTGGAGAATAATAGCTGGGAGGACACGAAGCTCTCGCTGATTACAAGCGCTGGCAGGGCGTTGTTCGACGAGGATCGTCGCACTAGACCTGATTTGGCGGAGATGCGAGATTTTTATTACGGCGAGACCCGCGCCTCGACACGGGCGGGGTTTCTCGGCGGAATGTTCTCCATCTACATGGACAGCTTTGATGCCAACGCGGAACATACGTGGCAATTGGCCGGTGCATTGTCGGCAGCGACAAGGCGTCTCGGAGCTCGCTGGCGTATGATGCTCGATGCCATCCCCGAGATGCTCTCGCCCGATGCAGTGGCCGATGCCGTCGCGCGACAGATGGTGCTGATGGACCATCTGTGGATCGGCCTGCAGAAGCTTGGTATTCGCAGCCCTCACGCACCTGGTCTGATGAATGCCGTCCACCTGGCCTATGTGAAGCAGATCGAGCCGCATCTCGATCAGCGTGTGGAGATGGAGCGGCTGATCGAGTGGCTGAAGCCGGAGGGCAGGGAGGCGAAGACGACCGGCGCCGGCGAAGCGATCTCGGCTCTGCTTGGACACTGGGTCAAGCATTCTCCGAAGCCCGATGACCTACGCTACCTGACAGAGAACATCATCGGCATTTACGGTGATCCTCGTGTCCAGCGTGGCGGCGTTTGGTCAGCAGTACCGGAAGACAGGATGGCGGTTATCCTGCGCTGGCTGACGGGCGAGAATATCCGGTTCTTCCTTGATGTCGTCTCTGAGGTGGAAGACAGCCACATGTGGGAGCCTCGCAGGAGATTTTGGCTCGGCCTGCATGATCGTGGCCGTATCGATGCAGCCTGGGTTGCTTTCAGCGATTCCGCCGCGAAAGAGGCAAGGCGACGCGGGGCGGGAGGTAAGGGGACGTTGAGATTTGGCGTTCAAACGGCAGGCTACGGTCGCGCGAATACATCACTGCTTATACTGAAGATCGGCAGGAAGATCGTCGTTGAGGGCTCTCACAGCTATAAGGTCCACATTTTCGACGAGTCCAACCAGCGTGCGCCTGCGCTCTACCAGTGGCGATATGACTGTGAAGCCATCAGGTTCATACCCGGCTCCAATGCGAAATCGCACAACGGCGATTGGCAGAGTTGGGTCTTGGAACACATCTAG